A window of Komagataella phaffii GS115 chromosome 1, complete sequence contains these coding sequences:
- a CDS encoding Mitochondrial leucyl-tRNA synthetase — translation MNGKRMLDAKWIPRWKTLAKGGLNPRKAVPSTKSKVYNLTMFPYPSGMLHLGHLKVYTISDVVTRFNRMKGYDVIHPMGWDAFGLPAENAAVERKVNPAVWTTSNISKMKAQMEMFLADFDWERCVTTCDPSYYKWTQKIFLLLHEHGLAYRKKAEINWDPIDMTVLANEQVDDEGRSWRSGALVEKKLLEQWFLGITKYASALNKDLDTLDEWPHSVKTMQRNWIGESEGANIDFKLIGSRLVTVDSDVLTCFTTRPDTLHSVQFLALALDHPIIKELSFVDISLRDFVSKHSDSKSNVTTEPDSKDGYMLGLFAENPVDPDGDAIPVYAAPYVIGSYGSGCVMGCPSHDARDYDFWVDKFGDSAEFKPTVVPKNSSLEVELPYRPKQGILNENAGKYAGLTVPEAQEAVVKDLEAKGLGFKTKQYRIRDWLISRQRYWGAPIPIIHCNSCGVVPVPDEDLPVLLPQVEGLVGKGGSPLNQLEEFVNCKCPKCGSDAKRDTDTMDTFMDSSWYFLRYTDPKNEKEIFSKELADRLMPVDKYIGGVEHAILHLLYSRFISKFLHDIKAWGGENTNGEPIKRLITQGMVHGKTFIEPKTGRFLQKHELEISGSKVFIKGTSVEPEVTYEKMSKSKHNGADPAECIQKYGADATRAHILFQAPITDILNWDEGKIVGVQRWLKKVISLAETIGERLTKEPEETKPIKDFNEKETQLFNDVQDYIGSVTDSFGYTLSLNTVISDYMKLTNNIADNVNDPQVSISLLKSSLEKLLTIMAPVTPVTSEEANEILLAKQSIPWQSILKADWPDMEPRIENTQMNFSVMINGKVRFVFSGDKSLVEKDPNAVLDIILGTENGQKHIGSKEVKRVIIKPKMMSFVLGK, via the coding sequence ATGAATGGGAAACGCATGCTCGATGCCAAGTGGATTCCTAGATGGAAGACATTGGCCAAAGGAGGCCTGAATCCCAGAAAAGCTGTCCCGTCAACTAAGAGTAAAGTCTACAACCTGACCATGTTTCCTTACCCTTCTGGAATGCTTCACTTGGGACATCTAAAGGTTTATACGATCTCTGATGTGGTGACAAGATTCAACAGAATGAAAGGCTACGACGTGATACATCCTATGGGCTGGGATGCGTTTGGTTTACCCGCCGAAAACGCTGCCGTAGAAAGAAAGGTCAATCCTGCAGTCTGGACCACCTCTaacatttcaaaaatgaaagCTCAGATGGAGATGTTCTTAGCCGATTTTGATTGGGAGAGATGTGTCACAACTTGTGATCCCTCTTACTACAAGTGGACTCAGAAGATATTTCTCCTACTACACGAGCATGGTTTGGCTTATAGGAAGAAGGCCGAAATCAACTGGGATCCCATCGATATGACAGTGCTGGCCAACGAAcaagttgatgatgaggGCAGATCTTGGAGATCTGGTGCTCTTGTCGAAAAGAAACTACTTGAGCAGTGGTTCTTGGGCATAACCAAGTATGCCTCCGCTTTGAATAAGGACTTGGATACTTTGGATGAATGGCCACACAGTGTTAAAACTATGCAGAGGAACTGGATTGGGGAAAGTGAGGGTGCAAACATTGATTTTAAACTGATTGGCAGTAGGCTAGTTACCGTTGACTCGGATGTTTTAACATGTTTCACGACTAGACCAGATACCCTGCATAGTGTTCAATTCTTGGCTTTGGCATTGGACCACCCTATCATTAAAGAGCTATCATTCGTGGATATTTCCCTTCGGGATTTTGTCAGCAAACATTCAGATAGTAAATCAAATGTGACTACTGAACCTGACTCCAAAGATGGTTACATGTTGGGGCTGTTTGCCGAAAACCCAGTGGACCCCGATGGTGATGCTATCCCCGTGTATGCTGCCCCTTACGTGATTGGGTCCTACGGCTCTGGTTGTGTTATGGGTTGTCCTTCCCATGATGCTAGAGACTACGACTTTTGGGTGGACAAATTTGGAGATTCGGCTGAATTCAAGCCAACAGTGGTACCTAAAAATAGTTCTCTTGAAGTTGAGCTTCCATATAGACCCAAACAGGGCATACTTAATGAGAATGCTGGGAAGTATGCAGGGTTGACAGTTCCTGAAGCTCAAGAGGCCGTCGTCAAAGACCTAGAGGCTAAAGGTTTAGGTTTCAAAACTAAACAGTACAGAATAAGAGATTGGTTGATTAGTCGACAAAGATATTGGGGagctccaattccaatcaTTCATTGTAATTCTTGTGGGGTTGTCCCTGTTCCTGATGAAGATTTGCCTGTTTTGCTGCCACAAGTGGAGGGTTTAGTTGGCAAAGGTGGTTCGCCATTGAATCagcttgaagaatttgtaAACTGCAAATGTCCAAAATGTGGGTCTGATGCCAAACGAGATACTGATACGATGGACACCTTCATGGATTCCTCGTGGTACTTCTTGAGATACACCGATCCAAAGAACGAGAAGGAaatattttccaaagaacTTGCTGATAGACTCATGCCGGTCGACAAATACATTGGTGGGGTGGAGCATGCCATTTTGCATCTTTTATATTCCAGATTtatttccaagtttcttcACGACATCAAAGCTTGGGGTGGTGAAAACACCAACGGAGAACCAATTAAGCGTCTTATAACTCAAGGAATGGTTCATGGGAAAACGTTCATTGAGCCTAAAACCGGAAGATTCCTTCAAAAGCATGAGTTAGAAATCTCTGGCTCCAAAGTATTTATCAAAGGGACAAGTGTTGAACCCGAAGTAACCTATGAGAAAATGTCCAAATCAAAGCATAACGGAGCAGATCCTGCAGAATGTATCCAGAAGTATGGAGCAGATGCCACGAGAGCGCATATTCTATTTCAAGCCCCAATCACGGATATTCTGAACTGGGATGAAGGTAAGATTGTTGGTGTGCAAAGATGGCTCAAGAAGGTCATCTCTCTAGCAGAAACTATTGGGGAAAGATTGACGAAAGAGCCTGAAGAAACCAAGCCAATCAAGGATTTCAACGAGAAAGAGACTCAGTTATTCAACGACGTTCAAGATTATATTGGCTCTGTCACGGATTCGTTCGGTTATACTTTATCTCTAAATACTGTGATATCCGATTATATGAAGCTTACAAACAACATTGCCGATAATGTCAATGATCCACAGGTCAGCATCTCATTATTAAAGTCCTcattggagaaacttttaACGATAATGGCACCAGTGACCCCGGTGACAAGTGAGGAAGCCAACGAGATTCTTCTTGCCAAGCAAAGCATACCATGGCAATCCATTTTGAAGGCAGATTGGCCCGATATGGAACCTCGCATAGAGAATACTCAGATGAACTTTAGTGTTATGATTAATGGAAAAGTCAGATTTGTGTTCAGTGGTGACAAATCTCTAGTGGAAAAGGACCCCAATGCGGTATTAGATATTATCCTAGGGACTGAAAATGGGCAAAAACACATCGGGTCCAAGGAAGTCAAAAGAGTTATCATAAAACCAAAAATGATGAGCTTCGTGCTCGGCAAATAG
- a CDS encoding Structural maintenance of chromosomes protein: MKRVANVSTQEEPFNVLDEFTQNRSGPKKKRKMLLFSDLNSSKVGSVSAGTITKVTMINFMAYDNFEVLLGPQISFITGNNGQGKSTILSALTVGLGARAGETDRGSNFKSFIKDDRNKATIIIEICNEGASAYKPEVFGDLIIVERVIIRDGAQKYIVKNAKGKDVSSKKKDLVAMLKYFGIHITNPMAIINQSAAKEFLRSTSPSQLFKYFMQSTQLHDSMAEHMESELEIKKLSQQLVQLKEDLEELKLKEQDAQSLYSKYQDSEKIQQNLQLLIIKRAWCIVQTRENAIKSHTERIERNTAAKDQAAQKIEENNDKTLKLDEMKDTFNKKALEIKKDLDKLDVSIQKHKSALPEYSKKVSELKADIKSTNQEKRQYEEKCVSIKESIDEETQQQALRNGRSFEDWSRRKTDKEQQVAALGKQLTTTEQEYKNLKDSKESSFYDYQDKSSSLRSELRQLEQMRISMSQSSANVHDLYHGNLKALLASIEKDTRFHNKPIGPLGFYITLKPEYKQWAVLLETMLDQSLNSFIVQDYHDQQLLSSMLRKYRITNMNVLKRKHEKFEYGHHKPIGNFETVQNFLEISSEAVEYILVDMNRIHQTLLIESPQDALDAISSRPAHVTRIWSLYNRKSGSACELRNGTLATDPIRYKFNSGRISNGGPDTQDGLKQVASDIANVEARIHRLNSEYKEQNATIQRQLKELETNSSKLKLKIQSLNAEIEDITDNLNDDSSTGKVEALQQELKHYETQVNIKLAELADFQSSLEEAERNLKEKKSIYNDALQQKNEKTKQLSDVENHLVEMETQQDLCRKNNVQQKEYIAKRERKIEDIRTKIEEYEIKLRSEMETAVSFNVPREEVTLEADETVETIESELEANEEELVRIQNIHGKTYEEVLSNLKEAQEEYSNALSNIEKIVNLRDSLVSGLAERVEHLSQIKETIAQDVNVSFKQAMRIKSHYGKVKIDFNKQELHLSFSKTLDGEPKSVSTASGGEKGFAQIAFLLAIWKHMDCKIRAMDEFEVFMDDVSKNLTIKMILDRISNEYHRQTVFISPLKVDDVPELEDASVRILRVGK, from the coding sequence ATGAAGCGAGTGGCAAACGTCTCAACCCAGGAGGAGCCGTTTAACGTGCTTGATGAGTTCACTCAGAACCGTTCTGGACCGAAAAAGAAGCGTAAGATGCTCTTGTTTTCAGATCTGAATTCCTCTAAGGTTGGATCGGTTTCTGCAGGGACCATCACTAAGGTCACCATGATCAACTTTATGGCGTACGATAATTTTGAAGTACTGCTGGGCCCGCAGATCAGTTTTATCACAGGAAATAATGGCCAAGGGAAGAGCACCATCTTATCTGCCCTTACTGTTGGGTTAGGAGCTAGAGCAGGTGAAACTGATAGAGGGtccaatttcaaaagtttcattAAGGACGACAGGAACAAAGCCACAATAATAATAGAAATATGCAACGAGGGAGCGTCAGCGTACAAACCTGAGGTTTTTGGAGACTTGATCATTGTTGAAAGGGTCATCATTAGAGATGGCGCACAGAAATATATTGTTAAGAATGCGAAGGGCAAAGACGTTTCgtcgaagaaaaaagacCTAGTGGCAATGCTGAAGTATTTTGGAATTCATATAACGAATCCAATGGCTATTATAAACCAATCAGCAGCCAAGGAGTTCCTCAGAAGTACGTCTCCAAGCCAGTTGTTTAAATACTTTATGCAATCCACCCAATTACACGATTCAATGGCGGAACATATGGAGTCTGAGttggaaataaaaaagCTGTCTCAGCAGTTAGTCcagttgaaagaagatcTAGAAGAGCTCAAGCTAAAGGAACAGGATGCTCAAAGTTTATACTCTAAGTACCAAGACTCGGAGAAAATTCAACAGAATTTGCAGCTACTGATTATAAAGAGGGCATGGTGTATCGTTCAAACTAGGGAAAATGCCATCAAATCACACACAGAAAGAATCGAACGTAATACAGCTGCGAAAGACCAAGCAGCacaaaagattgaagagaatAACGATAAAACCCTCAAACTGGACGAGATGAAAGATACCTTCAATAAGAAAGCACTTGAAATAAAGAAGGATCTGGATAAACTGGACGTCAGCATTCAGAAGCACAAATCGGCATTGCCGGAATACTCGAAGAAAGTTTCTGAACTGAAAGCGGATATAAAATCCACAAATCAAGAGAAACGTCAGTATGAGGAGAAGTGTGTTTCAATTAAGGAAAGTATAGACGAGGAAACACAACAACAAGCACTTCGTAATGGAAGATCATTTGAAGACTGGAGTAGAAGGAAAACTGATAAAGAGCAGCAAGTGGCTGCTTTGGGTAAGCAGCTAACTACTACTGAACAGGAGTAtaagaatttgaaagattcaaaagaatcttctttttACGATTATCAAGACAAGTCTAGTTCGTTAAGGTCCGAACTAAGACAACTGGAGCAAATGAGAATAAGTATGAGCCAATCTTCCGCTAATGTTCACGATCTCTACCACGGAAATTTGAAAGCCCTGTTGGCAAGTATCGAAAAGGATACAAGATTCCACAATAAACCTATTGGACCTCTGGGGTTTTACATCACTTTGAAACCCGAGTACAAACAATGGGCTGTATTGCTGGAAACAATGTTGGATCAGAGTTTGAACTCTTTTATCGTTCAAGATTATCACGATCAGCAGTTATTATCCAGTATGCTCCGTAAGTATCGTATCACCAATATGAACGTTTTAAAAAGGAAacatgaaaaatttgagtATGGACATCACAAGCCAATAggaaattttgaaaccgttcaaaattttttggagattAGTTCTGAAGCTGTGGAGTATATCCTTGTGGATATGAACAGAATTCATCAGACTCTGTTGATAGAATCACCCCAGGATGCTCTGGATGCTATAAGTTCTAGACCAGCCCATGTTACTAGGATCTGGTCATTGTATAATAGAAAATCGGGCTCTGCATGCGAGCTTAGAAATGGGACTTTGGCTACGGATCCAATAAGATACAAGTTCAACTCGGGTAGAATTTCAAACGGTGGACCTGATACTCAAGACGGGCTCAAGCAGGTAGCAAGCGATATAGCTAATGTGGAAGCAAGAATCCACAGATTAAACTCTGAGTATAAAGAGCAAAACGCTACCATCCAACGTCAGCtgaaagaactggaaacaAACTCGTCaaagctgaaattgaaaatacAGTCATTGAAtgctgaaattgaggaTATTACTGACAACTTGAACGATGATTCTTCTACGGGAAAAGTGGAGGCATTGCAGCAAGAATTAAAACACTATGAAACTCAGGTAAACATCAAGCTGGCTGAATTGGCCGATTTTCAAAGCAGTCTAGAAGAAGCCGAAAGAAActtaaaagaaaagaaatcgATTTACAACGATGCCTTACAGcagaaaaatgaaaagacCAAGCAGCTAAGCGATGTGGAGAACCATTTAGTAGAGATGGAAACGCAACAAGATCTGTGTCGAAAGAATAACGTTCAGCAAAAGGAGTATATTGCCAAACGTGAGAGAAAGATCGAGGACATACGAACTAAGATTGAAGAGTACGAAATTAAACTAAGATCGGAGATGGAAACTGCTGTTTCCTTTAACGTACCCAGGGAAGAAGTTACACTAGAAGCTGATGAGACCGtagaaacaattgaaagtGAGCTTGAAgcaaatgaagaagaactggtACGAATCCAGAATATTCATGGAAAGACATATGAAGAAGTTCTAAGTAACCTGAAAGAGGCACAAGAAGAATACTCAAACGCTTTGAGCAATATAGAAAAGATTGTAAACCTCAGGGACTCACTTGTGTCTGGTTTAGCCGAGCGGGTTGAGCATTTATCTCAGATCAAAGAGACCATAGCACAGGATGTGAACGTGTCTTTCAAGCAAGCTATGCGTATCAAATCCCACTACGGAAAAGTCAAGATTGATTTCAATAAACAAGAGTTGCacttgagtttttcaaagacactCGACGGGGAACCTAAATCTGTCAGTACAGCTTCAGGAGGGGAAAAGGGATTTGCCCAGATTGCATTTCTGTTGGCAATTTGGAAGCACATGGACTGTAAGATTCGTGCCATGGATGAATTTGAAGTGTTTATGGACGATgtttccaagaacttgACCATTAAAATGATTCTTGACCGCATATCAAACGAATATCACAGACAAACAGTATTTATATCGCCTCTGAAGGTAGATGACGTGCCAGAACTGGAGGATGCCAGCGTCCGTATTCTTAGAGTTGGAAAGTAA